Proteins from a single region of Chloroflexota bacterium:
- the moaA gene encoding GTP 3',8-cyclase MoaA: MRDQYGRRIHYMRISLTDACNLRCVYCMPEHIRFRPRAELLQDDEILTLVRASAELGVDKIRLTGGEPTVRAGVIELVRQIAQVPGIRDLSMTTNGILLREMAAPLAEAGLTRVNISIDTLDPKRFHHITRWGRLEDVWAGIEAAEAAGLTPVKLNCVVTRGYNDDEVVDLARLTLDHPWEVRFIELMPLGDVADFQYDAVVPMRETMERITAELGPLQEVPGYDGTDPSRPFRLAGAQGILGFISSVTEPFCAGCGRIRVTADGKLRLCLLRDAEVDLLTPMRAGIRFDELKALIRDAVWRKPWGHGLPEGVVPQTRVMSQIGG; this comes from the coding sequence ATGCGCGATCAGTACGGGCGACGCATCCACTACATGCGCATCTCCCTGACGGATGCATGCAATCTGCGCTGCGTATACTGCATGCCGGAACACATCCGCTTCCGGCCGCGCGCGGAACTGCTGCAAGACGACGAGATCCTGACCCTGGTGCGGGCATCCGCCGAGCTAGGAGTGGACAAGATCCGTCTCACCGGCGGGGAGCCGACGGTCCGGGCCGGCGTCATCGAACTGGTGAGGCAGATCGCACAAGTGCCCGGCATCCGAGATCTCTCCATGACCACCAATGGCATCCTGCTCAGGGAGATGGCCGCCCCCCTGGCGGAGGCCGGGCTCACCCGCGTGAACATCAGCATCGACACCCTGGACCCCAAGAGATTCCATCACATCACCCGGTGGGGACGCCTGGAGGATGTGTGGGCAGGCATCGAGGCGGCCGAGGCCGCCGGGCTCACCCCGGTCAAACTGAATTGCGTGGTCACCCGCGGATATAACGACGACGAGGTGGTGGATCTGGCCCGCCTCACCCTGGACCACCCCTGGGAGGTGCGCTTCATCGAGCTCATGCCGTTGGGAGATGTGGCCGACTTCCAGTATGACGCCGTGGTCCCCATGCGGGAGACCATGGAGCGCATCACGGCCGAGCTGGGGCCGCTCCAGGAGGTCCCCGGATACGACGGGACCGATCCCTCACGGCCGTTCCGATTGGCGGGAGCCCAGGGTATCCTGGGATTCATCAGCTCGGTGACGGAGCCCTTCTGCGCCGGATGCGGCCGGATCCGGGTGACCGCGGATGGGAAGCTGCGGCTGTGCCTGCTGCGCGATGCGGAGGTGGATCTGCTCACCCCCATGCGGGCGGGCATCCGCTTCGATGAGCTGAAGGCGCTGATCCGCGACGCCGTATGGCGCAAGCCCTGGGGGCATGGCCTGCCAGAGGGGGTGGTCCCCCAGACACGCGTCATGTCTCAAATCGGCGGATAG
- a CDS encoding iron-sulfur cluster assembly accessory protein, translated as MITITEIAAQKLREVMEAKGVLETHALRVFVAGGSCGGVQYGMAFDSQQREDDEVYEQHGVRILVDPMSLTYVDGARIDYEDRLMGGGFHIENPNAASACGCESSSRAARSRAGGGSASCGCH; from the coding sequence GTGATTACGATAACGGAGATCGCAGCGCAGAAGCTACGAGAGGTCATGGAAGCGAAAGGAGTTCTGGAGACACACGCCCTGCGCGTATTCGTGGCGGGGGGAAGCTGCGGGGGCGTCCAGTACGGGATGGCATTCGACAGCCAACAGCGAGAGGACGACGAGGTCTACGAACAACACGGCGTGCGCATCCTGGTCGACCCTATGAGCCTCACCTACGTCGACGGGGCTCGCATCGATTACGAAGATCGCCTGATGGGAGGCGGATTCCACATCGAGAACCCTAACGCTGCGTCGGCCTGCGGCTGCGAGAGCAGCTCCCGTGCCGCTCGATCCCGCGCCGGGGGAGGCTCCGCCTCGTGCGGATGTCACTGA
- a CDS encoding helix-turn-helix domain-containing protein, whose amino-acid sequence MQSVRKHILEILKERGGASVAELAEELGMAPVSVRHHLDILQGQGLIAVSHMRRRRSVGRPQQIYTLTEAALDHFPNNFRELTNEILEGVKEVTTPEQLREVFRRIALRTAEEAPPPREGQSFEERLSEIAAFLERKGYLPRWERDSEGRYLFHIINCPYAGVSERHPELCQMDEMLAQTLLGSAPKRLSRLADGDLRCTYLIEPPLTTSEMGTTGAMSDRAHTSG is encoded by the coding sequence GTGCAATCTGTTCGTAAACACATCCTGGAGATCCTGAAAGAACGCGGGGGCGCTTCCGTAGCAGAACTCGCCGAGGAACTGGGGATGGCCCCGGTATCCGTCCGGCACCACCTCGATATCCTGCAAGGCCAAGGGCTGATCGCGGTATCCCATATGCGACGCCGCCGAAGCGTGGGACGGCCTCAGCAGATCTACACCCTGACCGAAGCTGCCCTGGATCATTTTCCCAATAACTTCCGAGAGTTGACCAACGAGATCCTGGAGGGGGTGAAGGAGGTCACCACTCCGGAGCAGCTTCGGGAGGTGTTCCGTCGGATCGCTTTGCGGACCGCCGAGGAGGCGCCGCCCCCTCGAGAGGGACAGAGCTTTGAGGAGCGGCTGTCGGAGATCGCCGCGTTCCTGGAGCGGAAGGGATACCTCCCGCGATGGGAACGGGACAGCGAGGGGCGTTACCTGTTCCACATCATCAACTGCCCCTACGCAGGGGTGTCGGAGAGGCATCCCGAGCTCTGCCAGATGGACGAGATGCTGGCCCAGACGCTGCTAGGCAGCGCGCCCAAACGCCTGTCCCGACTGGCGGACGGCGACCTCCGATGCACCTATCTCATCGAGCCNCCTCTGACAACGAGCGAGATGGGCACGACGGGCGCGATGTCTGATCGCGCCCACACATCAGGATAA